CAATCGGgactgaaattggaaaaaaaatccacttacgAAACCAAATGTGCGAATTACCCTtagtatgggactaaaattggaattgggtccacttatgggaccaaaaatataatttacccttatatttATCAAGTTCAGTGCTAtacttaagaaaatatttaatgttcTACATGCCAAAATTTTCACACAAGGTATCAGATAATAACACGAAAACTGcaccaaaattacaaattggaacaagagaaattaaaaggaaattgcatttttaccTCCCATAAGTTAACATCTTtgtaatttgatctaattatttttgtacttaccatattacatcacataattccaaaatatttgtaattttagttcgaagccttaattccattaaatttatgaCACATACAACATCAATTCCCCATCAAGACTTAACCAAGCTCGAGCTTTGCACAACCTCatctgtaaaaaaatttaatagaattaaagcttaaaactataattttaaatttgagttagttataattaaactcatttaaaaatataaaattacacttttttctcaaaaaaaaaattaaaattacatttacattccttttgaaaattcactGTATACACATGATCTCATTTCGTTAgggtttggacgaaaaattttgatattagcaaaaaaatttatataaatttctacatttttaccttttatttaacattcccatataataatttggtacttataagagaaaaaatacaacGATGTTAACATCACttcatttttatgaaaaaagtataattttatatttttaggagTAGTCTACGCGTAACTaaccatttaaattttttagaattataagaTGCAATGTGGTGAATTAAAAATGACGGtatgaccaaaattgcaaaacaaCTCATTTGTGGGacctaatatataatatttgaaattaaataaggGTTGACTATACATATGTAGGACCATAGCGGCCGACTGACGTTAATAAGTACGTTCGCATTCTCGTGGactttgttcttttattttattctactTTTTTCGTATTCAAGCATGTCTATAAATACCTACAGAATTCAACCAGATGATCAGTGCGCTCTTCATCGATCACCATgcaaaaatcaagaaccaTGTTTATCATGGCCGTTTACTTCAGAAAACTCGCTCTCTTCTTCTCTATACTCCTCCACAAACATCTCCGAATCCCCAAGAAAACCATCCACGACAATTTCTCTGCAGCCCTACAATTCGGGTTCCAGAAATTCCAGGTTCTTGGCCAGAGATCAGACCTGGAGAACCAGGTTTTGATCTTCCATGCAGAAACTGTTCTCCTCAGATCATCCTCTCTATTTCCTTACTTCATGCTTGTAGCTTTTGAAGCTGGCGGCCTAATCAGGGCGcttatcctttttcttctttatccCATGATCAGTCTTTGCCGCCAGGAGTTAGCGTTGAAGGTTATGGTATTCGTCTGCTTTCTCGGGCTCAAGAAAGAGAGGTTCGTGGAGGGAAGAGCTGTCCTGCCCAAATTTTTCCTGGAGGATGTCGGCAGGGAGAGCTTTGAGGTTCTCAGGAGAGGGAAGATGACGGTGGGCGTCAGCGATTTGCCTCAGGTCATGGTTGAGAGCTTCTTGAGAGATTATTTGGAGGTAGATTTTGTTGTTGGGAGAGAGTTGAAGGTTTTTCGTGGGTATTTTGTGGGATTGatggaagaaagaagagagagaggatttCAAGTTGTGAAAATGGCTCCTGATGTCATTGGAATTGGCTGCTTCAGGAAATGTCTTGATCGTGAATGGTTTTTGAATTGCAAGGTGAAAATTACATACatcaaattacacaaattcattgactttcaaaaattataatgttggTTTCCTTATAGTTTATTCGATCTTCAGGAGTAAATCATACtgtgaaatataattacagGAAGCACGCGCAATGCATATTTTTGGAATCTGTCAAAGGaaacatcaatataattattcatataaattaatattaagatATATTTGCATAACAATACTTTTTTCTTGGAAGAGTACTCTTGTTTACTGACAACATTATTTTGTAACAGGAGATTTATCTGGTGAGTGAACAAGAAAGAAGGAATTGGCATCAACTACCAAGAGATTTATACCCCAAACCTCTCATTTTCCATGATGGAAGATTGGCATTTAGGCCAACTTTCTGGGCTACACTATCCATGTTCATGTGGCTCCCCATTGGATTCACTCTCGGCATTATCAGGGCTATCGTTGCGTTGTCGTCATTGCCCTTTGAGATTAAGTTTCCGATCTTGCACCTCACTGGTGCACAAATAAAGATTTCCAATCCAGAATTAGCAACGACTAACAATGCCAACGGAGCCTTATATGTTTGTAATCATAGAACGTTGCTCGATCCCTTGATGCTCTCATACTGTCTGAGGACTCCTTTAACTGCAGTTGTGTATAGCCTAAGCCGAGTATCAGAAATCATTTCACCAATAAAAACGGCCCGGTTGACGAGGAACAGGGGGCAAGATGCTGAGTTGATGCACAAGCTGTTGAGTCAAGGCAACCTCGTTGTCTGTCCTGAGGGCACAACATGCAGGGAGCCATATCTGTTGAGATTCAGCCCTTTGTTCACCGAAATAAGTGACAGGATATTTCCTGCTGCAATTGATTATGACGTTAGCATGTTTTATGGTACAACCGCAAGAGGGTTCAAAAGCCTGGACTCTTTGTTCTTACTCATGAATCCACAGCCGAGCTGCTCGGTCCGCTTCCTGAACATGGTACGCGGGGGCGCGGATGAGACTGGGGATGATGTCGAAACATCAAAGTACAAGACGGCCAATTTGGTCCAAGCCATGATTGCTGAAGAGTTGGGGTTCACTTGCACAAAGCTTACAAGGAAGGATAAATACTTGATCTTGGCGGGAAATGAAGGAATTGTTGGAGATGGTAAGAAAGTGTAAACTTTGGTCTAGAGAtgtaatttcttgttttcatcCTGTTGTGATATGTTGTAAACTTTGGACTAGAGATGTAATAccttgtatttgttttttgagcattgactaatatatatttttctgtaaactCAACTAGTTGCCGTAGCTACTGTCTCTGCGTacatatcataaataaaatttaaaattttaaagtatattataaatgaaaataaacgATATAAATCAAGATATTAcattttaagaagaaaaaaaaaagaaagacgaggaaagaaaaatcaatttaaggGTACTATAtcgacacaataaaaaaattggtattgTAGTGCTAGAgcaaaatgttttttttaataaaggtagaatttgttttggtaccataaCTATGGTTGGTGTtgcttttagtttcataaaattcataatcatgtacttttagttccaaaaaGTCAAGTGCGTtgtgattttgggactaaaaatgcgttgtttgggactaaaaaggtgctgtaattttagaactaaaaatgcccaaaatcatattttttgggaCAAAAATAACGTGATTTTGAgatttatgaaactaaaagtgTCACCTACTATAGTTGTggtactaaaaaaatttacccttattttatgggctaaaaaaatattttactctGTAGTGCTACAAACCGC
The nucleotide sequence above comes from Sesamum indicum cultivar Zhongzhi No. 13 linkage group LG11, S_indicum_v1.0, whole genome shotgun sequence. Encoded proteins:
- the LOC105173926 gene encoding probable glycerol-3-phosphate acyltransferase 3, whose product is MLVAFEAGGLIRALILFLLYPMISLCRQELALKVMVFVCFLGLKKERFVEGRAVLPKFFLEDVGRESFEVLRRGKMTVGVSDLPQVMVESFLRDYLEVDFVVGRELKVFRGYFVGLMEERRERGFQVVKMAPDVIGIGCFRKCLDREWFLNCKEIYLVSEQERRNWHQLPRDLYPKPLIFHDGRLAFRPTFWATLSMFMWLPIGFTLGIIRAIVALSSLPFEIKFPILHLTGAQIKISNPELATTNNANGALYVCNHRTLLDPLMLSYCLRTPLTAVVYSLSRVSEIISPIKTARLTRNRGQDAELMHKLLSQGNLVVCPEGTTCREPYLLRFSPLFTEISDRIFPAAIDYDVSMFYGTTARGFKSLDSLFLLMNPQPSCSVRFLNMVRGGADETGDDVETSKYKTANLVQAMIAEELGFTCTKLTRKDKYLILAGNEGIVGDGKKV